One Pyrus communis chromosome 4, drPyrComm1.1, whole genome shotgun sequence genomic region harbors:
- the LOC137731244 gene encoding calmodulin-binding protein 60 B-like → MHTRLMERTNSMRGKRPMEGGEEEQAERKRPALASVIIEALKVDSLQKLCSSLEPILRRVVSEEVERALAKLGPARVNGRSSPKRIEGPNGQNLQLEFKSNLALPIFTGGKVEGEQGAAIHVVLVDTNTGRVVTSGPESSVKLDIVVLEGDFNNEDDEGWTQEEFDTHVVKEREGKRPLLTGDLQVTLKEGVGTLGDLTFTDNSSWIRSRKFRLGLKVASGFCEGMRIREAKTEAFTVKDHRGELYKKHYPPALNDEVWRLEKIGKDGAFHKRLNKAGIFTVEEFLQLVVRDSQKLRNILGSGMSNKMWEALLEHAKTCVLSGKLYVYYTEDTRNVGVVFNNIYELSGLIAGEQFHSADALSDSQKVYVDALVKKAYDNWDQVIQYDGKSLLNFKQSKRPAAPRTEFQMGPINYSEASDQLQLHHTSNSVHSEQPPLDPALPIGGYNDSLSTRYLTQPLVNSNSHTQFDGAGFALDDQLVSNSHQVQSTRNDHNAVGLARGPPQSSTSGFQTINPAQTSTLNPIDDWTTNRDFFSEEEIRIRSHEMLENEDMQHLLRILSMGGGHGPIDVPDDGFSFPSYVPSPMPNFEEDRTRPGKAVVGWLKIKAAMRWGFFVRKKAAERRAQIVEIEDE, encoded by the exons ATGCACACTAGACTCATGGAAAGGACCAACTCTATGAGAGGGAAGAGGCCAATGGAAGGGGGAGAGGAGGAGCAGGCTGAGCGAAAGCGTCCTGCTCTTGCTAG TGTAATTATAGAAGCTCTCAAGGTGGACAGTCTGCAGAAGCTATGCTCGTCATTGGAACCCATTCTTCGCAGAGTT GTAAGCGAAGAAGTGGAGCGTGCTTTGGCTAAGTTAGGCCCTGCGAGAGTTAATGGAAG GTCTTCCCCAAAACGAATTGAAGGTCCAAATGGGCAAAACTTGCAACTAGAGTTTAAGTCCAATTTGGCTCTTCCGATATTCACAGGAGGGAAAGTTGAAGGCGAGCAGGGTGCTGCAATTCATGTTGTTTTGGTTGATACAAACACTGGCCGAGTTGTAACATCTGGACCTGAATCCTCTGTAAAACTAGATATTGTTGTGCTTGAAGGAGATTTCAACAATGAAGACGATGAAGGCTGGACTCAAGAAGAATTTGATACCCATGTAGTGAAAGAGCGTGAAGGAAAGAGACCTCTATTGACTGGGGACCTGCAAGTGACCCTCAAAGAAGGGGTGGGAACTCTAGGGGATCTGACCTTCACAGATAACTCAAGTTGGATACGAAGCAGGAAGTTCAGACTTGGATTGAAAGTAGCTTCGGGATTTTGTGAGGGCATGCGCATACGCGAAGCTAAAACAGAAGCTTTTACTGTTAAAGATCACAGAGGGGAAT TGTACAAGAAACACTACCCACCGGCATTAAATGATGAAGTATGGAGATTGGAGAAGATTGGCAAGGATGGGGCATTCCATAAGAGGTTAAACAAAGCAGGAATATTCACAGTTGAAGAGTTTCTTCAGCTTGTGGTCCGAGATTCTCAAAAATTACGGAAT ATCCTTGGAAGTGGGATGTCAAACAAGATGTGGGAGGCTCTTTTAGAACATGCAAAGACTTGTGTCTTGAGTGGGAAGCTTTATGTTTATTATACTGAAGATACAAGAAATGTTGGTGTTGTTTTTAACAACATCTATGAGCTGAGTGGCCTCATCGCCGGGGAGCAGTTTCACTCTGCTGATGCTCTTTCTGACAGCCAGAAG GTCTACGTAGATGCGCTGGTGAAGAAAGCATACGACAACTGGGATCAAGTTATTCAGTATGATGGCAAGTCACTTCTAAACTTCAAGCAGAGTAAGAGGCCAGCTGCACCCCGAACTGAATTTCAAATGGGCCCAATCAATTACTCTGAAGCTTCTGATCAACTGCAACTACATCACACATCAAATTCAGTTCACTCAGAGCAGCCTCCATTGGATCCAGCCCTACCAATTGGAG GGTATAATGACAGTCTATCAACAAGATACTTGACCCAGCCACTTGTAAATTCCAATTCTCATACCCAGTTTGATGGCGCTGGATTTGCACTGGATGACCAATTGGTCAGCAATTCTCATCAGGTACAAAGCACAAGAAATGACCACAATGCTGTTGGTTTGGCTCGTGGTCCACCACAATCATCTACATCAGGATTTCAGACTATCAATCCTGCTCAGACATCCACTCTTAATCCTATAGATGACTGGACAACCAACCGAGATTTCTTTTCAGAGGAAGAGATTCGCATTAGGAGTCATGAGATGCTTGAAAATGAGGATATGCAGCATTTGCTTAGAATCTTAAGTATGGGAGGAGGCCATGGCCCCATTGATGTGCCCGATGATGGGTTTTCATTCCCCTCATATGTGCCCTCACCAATGCCCAACTTTGAGGAAGATCGCACCCGTCCTGGAAAAGCTGTTGTGGGGTGGCTGAAAATTAAGGCAGCAATGAGATGGGGTTtctttgtgaggaagaaagctGCTGAGAGACGGGCACAGATTGTGGAGATAGAGGATGAATAG